From a single Tursiops truncatus isolate mTurTru1 chromosome 20, mTurTru1.mat.Y, whole genome shotgun sequence genomic region:
- the CRK gene encoding adapter molecule crk isoform X1 codes for MAGNFDSEERSSWYWGRLSRQEAVALLQGQRHGVFLVRDSSTSPGDYVLSVSENSRVSHYIINSSGPRPPVPPSPAQPPPGVSPSRLRIGDQEFDSLPALLEFYKIHYLDTTTLIEPVSRSRQGSGVILRQEEAEYVRALFDFNGNDEEDLPFKKGDILRIRDKPEEQWWNAEDSEGKRGMIPVPYVEKYRPASASVSALIGGNQEGSHPQPLGGPEPGPYAQPSVNTPLPNLQNGPIYARVIQKRVPNAYDKTALALEVGELVKVTKINVSGQWEGECNGKRGHFPFTHVRLLDQQNPDEDFS; via the exons ATGGCAGGCAACTTCGACTCGGAGGAGCGGAGTAGCTGGTACTGGGGGCGGCTGAGTCGGCAGGAGGCGGTGGCGCTGTTGCAGGGCCAGCGGCACGGGGTGTTCCTGGTGCGGGACTCGAGCACCAGCCCCGGGGACTATGTGCTCAGCGTCTCCGAGAACTCGCGCGTCTCCCACTACATCATCAACAGCAGCGGCCCGCGCCCGCCGGTGCCACCGTCGCCCGCCCAGCCTCCGCCCG gGGTGAGCCCCTCCAGACTCCGAATAGGAGATCAAGAATTTGATTCATTGCCTGCTTTACTGGAATTCTACAAAATACACTATTTGGACACTACAACATTGATAGAACCAGTTTCCAGATCCAGGCAGGGTAGTGGAGTGATTCTCAGGCAGGAAGAGGCAGAGTATGTACGAGCCCTCTTTGACTTTAATGGGAATGATGAAGAAGATCTTCCCTTTAAGAAAGGAGACATCCTGAGAATCCGGGATAAGCCTGAAGAGCAGTGGTGGAATGCGGAGGACAGCGAAGGCAAGAGGGGGATGATTCCAGTCCCTTACGTCGAGAAGTATAGACCTGCCTCCGCCTCAGTATCGGCTCTGATTGGAGGTAACCAGGAGGGTTCCCACCCACAGCCACTGGGTGGGCCGGAGCCCGGGCCCTATGCCCAACCCAGCGTCAACACTCCGCTCCCTAACCTCCAGAATGGGCCCATTTATGCCAGGGTAATCCAGAAGCGAGTCCCTAATGCCTACGACAAGACAGCCTTGGCTTTGGAG GTCGGTGAGCTGGTAAAGGTTACGAAGATTAATGTGAGTGGTCAGTGGGAAGGGGAGTGTAATGGCAAACGAGGTCACTTCCCATTCACACATGTCCGTCTGCTGGATCAACAGAATCCCGATGAGGACTTCAGCTGA
- the CRK gene encoding adapter molecule crk isoform X2 codes for MAGNFDSEERSSWYWGRLSRQEAVALLQGQRHGVFLVRDSSTSPGDYVLSVSENSRVSHYIINSSGPRPPVPPSPAQPPPGVSPSRLRIGDQEFDSLPALLEFYKIHYLDTTTLIEPVSRSRQGSGVILRQEEAEYVRALFDFNGNDEEDLPFKKGDILRIRDKPEEQWWNAEDSEGKRGMIPVPYVEKYRPASASVSALIGGR; via the exons ATGGCAGGCAACTTCGACTCGGAGGAGCGGAGTAGCTGGTACTGGGGGCGGCTGAGTCGGCAGGAGGCGGTGGCGCTGTTGCAGGGCCAGCGGCACGGGGTGTTCCTGGTGCGGGACTCGAGCACCAGCCCCGGGGACTATGTGCTCAGCGTCTCCGAGAACTCGCGCGTCTCCCACTACATCATCAACAGCAGCGGCCCGCGCCCGCCGGTGCCACCGTCGCCCGCCCAGCCTCCGCCCG gGGTGAGCCCCTCCAGACTCCGAATAGGAGATCAAGAATTTGATTCATTGCCTGCTTTACTGGAATTCTACAAAATACACTATTTGGACACTACAACATTGATAGAACCAGTTTCCAGATCCAGGCAGGGTAGTGGAGTGATTCTCAGGCAGGAAGAGGCAGAGTATGTACGAGCCCTCTTTGACTTTAATGGGAATGATGAAGAAGATCTTCCCTTTAAGAAAGGAGACATCCTGAGAATCCGGGATAAGCCTGAAGAGCAGTGGTGGAATGCGGAGGACAGCGAAGGCAAGAGGGGGATGATTCCAGTCCCTTACGTCGAGAAGTATAGACCTGCCTCCGCCTCAGTATCGGCTCTGATTGGAG GTCGGTGA
- the CRK gene encoding adapter molecule crk isoform X3, protein MSEGVSAGWRGVGCIKKRERTLDPVHGNKMAPAVTCSTQSLPPVALVGVSPSRLRIGDQEFDSLPALLEFYKIHYLDTTTLIEPVSRSRQGSGVILRQEEAEYVRALFDFNGNDEEDLPFKKGDILRIRDKPEEQWWNAEDSEGKRGMIPVPYVEKYRPASASVSALIGGNQEGSHPQPLGGPEPGPYAQPSVNTPLPNLQNGPIYARVIQKRVPNAYDKTALALEVGELVKVTKINVSGQWEGECNGKRGHFPFTHVRLLDQQNPDEDFS, encoded by the exons ATGTCTGAAGGAGTAAGTGCtgggtggaggggggtggggtgcATCAAGAAGCGTGAAAGAACCTTGGATCCAGTACATGGAAATAAGATGGCGCCTGCCGTCACCTGCTCAACCCAGAGCCTCCCACCTGTTGCTCTAGTGG gGGTGAGCCCCTCCAGACTCCGAATAGGAGATCAAGAATTTGATTCATTGCCTGCTTTACTGGAATTCTACAAAATACACTATTTGGACACTACAACATTGATAGAACCAGTTTCCAGATCCAGGCAGGGTAGTGGAGTGATTCTCAGGCAGGAAGAGGCAGAGTATGTACGAGCCCTCTTTGACTTTAATGGGAATGATGAAGAAGATCTTCCCTTTAAGAAAGGAGACATCCTGAGAATCCGGGATAAGCCTGAAGAGCAGTGGTGGAATGCGGAGGACAGCGAAGGCAAGAGGGGGATGATTCCAGTCCCTTACGTCGAGAAGTATAGACCTGCCTCCGCCTCAGTATCGGCTCTGATTGGAGGTAACCAGGAGGGTTCCCACCCACAGCCACTGGGTGGGCCGGAGCCCGGGCCCTATGCCCAACCCAGCGTCAACACTCCGCTCCCTAACCTCCAGAATGGGCCCATTTATGCCAGGGTAATCCAGAAGCGAGTCCCTAATGCCTACGACAAGACAGCCTTGGCTTTGGAG GTCGGTGAGCTGGTAAAGGTTACGAAGATTAATGTGAGTGGTCAGTGGGAAGGGGAGTGTAATGGCAAACGAGGTCACTTCCCATTCACACATGTCCGTCTGCTGGATCAACAGAATCCCGATGAGGACTTCAGCTGA